The Pseudomonas sp. KU26590 genomic sequence GAACGCGCGAAATACCTGAGCACGCGTCGATTTGTACAACCCACGCATGGCGGCATCCTGGTGGCCATTAATCACAAACGGCCGCAAGGACCCAGAAAATCAGGCTAATCAGACCGATAGCACAAAGACATCACTTAAACGTTTCAGTTCCAAAGCTATACAGAAATAAAGTTTTGTACAAGATTTAATAAAGTTAATACGATCGCTGCCGACAGATGGATCAGAGCAACGCGCAGCCAGCCATAGCGCTTTCCGCAATAACGTCGCCAACGCCAGTGAATCCCGAGAAAAAGGACCGTTCTCACCGACAACAACCCAAGCGCCCCATTTAAGGGGCTGTGAGAACTGCATGAATATTCTTGCCCCTGCCGTGTACCTGACCAACCGCCTGCGCTTTCCCGCCAAGTTCGCACTCCTGGCCATCATCGTTCTGCTGCCCTTGACCCTCCTGGGTGCGCGTCTGCTGCATCAGCTCAACGCCAGCATCGAGAACATAAGTTCCGAGCAAGTGGGTCAGCGCTACCTGATGGACGTCACCCCCGTACTGCGCCTGTCGATGCTGCAACGGGCGTTGACCAACCGCCTGCTCAGCGGGGATCAAACAGCCCAGCCTGACCTCGCGGCCAACCAGGCCAAACTGCAGGAAGCCTTCACCAAACTGGAAAGCACGGACCGCCAGTTCACCGTCGAGCTGGAAACCGGCGACCGCGTGCAGCGCCTGCGTTCCGGGGCCGACGGGCTGATCAACCAGACCCGTGCGGGCGCCGATCAGGCGGGCATGTTTGACGGGTGGAGTGACCAGCTGACCCAGACCCTGAATTTCATCTACTTCGTCTCCGCCACCTCCGGGATGGTCCTCGACGAAGATTACGCTTCGCTGTTCCTGATCGATCAAAGCACCATACGCCTGCCGCGCCAGATCAACGTGGTTGGCCAGTTGCGCGGCCTGTCCAGCGGCCTCCACGAAGGGCAGCCGCTGACGGACGCCACCCGGGGCACAATCAAGTCGTTGCTCAAGCAAGAAACCCAGATTCGCCAGGAATTGCTGCAGAGTCTCAGCCTGCTCCGTCGTCAGGAACCGGCCCTCACGGATCGCATCCAGTCGCCCGTCAGCAGCGGGCTTTCGAGCCTGGACAGCTTTCGCAGTGACCTGGACACCTTGATCGCCTCCCCTCAAGGCACCGTCTCCGGCGTGCAGGGTCTGCCGGCAAAAGGCAACGCCGTCGTGGCCGAGCTGTACAAGGCGCAGGACGCCTTGCAAGCGGCCTTGTCCGCAGTGCTGGAGCAACGGCTCAAGGACAAGTCGGCAGAACGCGCCGCCATGCTGGCCATGTTCGCCATCGCCGGCCTGCTGCTGATCTACGCCTTCAGCGGCATCTACAGCGCCATGCGCCGGGCCATGGAAGACATGTTGAGCGCCACCCGCCGCATCGCCCAGGGCGATCTGACTGCACGGGTCAACGTGGTCGGTAAAGACGAAATGGCCGACATCGGCACCGGCTTGAACCACATGGTCCAGGCCTTCGGCGAATCCCTTGGCCAGGTCGAGCGCAGTTCGCGCTCGGTGTCCGACGCGGCGACACGCCTGACGGCGTCCATCGACCGCGCCAAGGTGTCGATGAACGCCCAGCAAGGCGAAACCGAACAGGTTGCCACCGCCATCAACGAAATGACTGCCAGTGTCGCCGACGTCGCCCAGAACACCGAAGGCGCGGCACGTGCAGCGGAACAAGCCAGCCAGGCCTCGGGCAAAGGCCTGGGCGTGATGCAGCAGACCCGCCAGACCATCGAGGCGCTGGCCGGCGAAGTCGACCTCAGCGCGCAGAAAGTCGCGGCGCTGGCGCTGCACAGTCAGGAGATCGGCGGGGTCATTGAAGTGATCCGCAACATCGCCGACCAGACCAACCTGCTCGCCCTCAACGCCGCCATCGAAGCCGCCCGCGCCGGCGAGCAAGGCCGTGGCTTTGCCGTGGTCGCGGACGAAGTGAGAACCCTGGCTTCCCGCACGCAGAACTCCACCGCCGAAATCCAGCGGATCATCCAGCAATTGCAGGTGGCAACCAGCGCCGCCGTGGAGCAGATGAAAGCGGGCAAAGACCGGGCGCAGGATTGCCTGACGTCGGCCGATCAGACGTCCTCAAGCCTGAACGCGATCAACGAAGGCGTGGAGTCGATCGTCGGCATGAATACCCAGATCGCCAGCGCTGCCGTTCAGCAGCACGCCGTGTCCGAGGACATCAACCGCAACGTCACCGAGATCCGCAACGGCACCTTCGTGTTGATGGAAGGCATCGAGGACAACGCGGTAACGGCGGATGAAATGTCGCTGCTGGCCGGCGAACTGCGCACCGTGGTCGGTCGCTTCAAGCTCTGAGGACCGGGCGCGCGGCGCTAACCGCCGCGCGCCATGCAGCCATCGCTCAAGGCACCTGGGCCCCCGCCACTGCCACGTACACCGAGTACAACGACGTGTTGGCGGTGATGAACAGGCGGTTGCGGCGCGGGCCGCCGAAGGTCAGGTTGGCGACCTTCTCCGGCAGGCGGATCTTGCCCAGCAAGGTACCGTCGGCGGCGAAGCATTGAACGCCATCGCCGGCACTGGTCCAGACATTGCCCTGCACGTCCACGCGCATACCGTCCGGCACGCCCGGTTCGATCACCGCAAACACCCGCGACTGCCCCAACTCACGCCCATTGATGACCTCAAATGCACGGATGTGGTGAGGGCCATCGGGGTCGTGGGAGCGGCCGGAATCGGCGATGTACAGAGTCTGCCCGTCCGGGGAGAAGGCCAGGCCGTTGGGTTGCACGAAATCGTTGGCCATGCAGGCGATCTCGCCGCTGTCCGGGTCGATGCGGTAGACGTGGCGGCCCGGCTGCTCTTCTTCGGC encodes the following:
- a CDS encoding methyl-accepting chemotaxis protein; the encoded protein is MTASVADVAQNTEGAARAAEQASQASGKGLGVMQQTRQTIEALAGEVDLSAQKVAALALHSQEIGGVIEVIRNIADQTNLLALNAAIEAARAGEQGRGFAVVADEVRTLASRTQNSTAEIQRIIQQLQVATSAAVEQMKAGKDRAQDCLTSADQTSSSLNAINEGVESIVGMNTQIASAAVQQHAVSEDINRNVTEIRNGTFVLMEGIEDNAVTADEMSLLAGELRTVVGRFKL
- a CDS encoding SMP-30/gluconolactonase/LRE family protein, which codes for MSDDLYECHDKRFHRLILPNTQLERLYDQCRWAEGPVWFNDGGYLLWSDIPNQRMLRWTPEQGVSTFRSPSNFANGNTRDLLGRLITCEHGTRSVTRTEPDGSITVLAERFEGKRLNSPNDVVVHRDGAVWFTDPSYGILTDYEGYQAEEEQPGRHVYRIDPDSGEIACMANDFVQPNGLAFSPDGQTLYIADSGRSHDPDGPHHIRAFEVINGRELGQSRVFAVIEPGVPDGMRVDVQGNVWTSAGDGVQCFAADGTLLGKIRLPEKVANLTFGGPRRNRLFITANTSLYSVYVAVAGAQVP